The DNA segment CGAGCCGATCCACACCGAGCACTACGGCGCCGCCGCGGCCGACGACCCGATGCTCGTGTTCAACCTGACCGACCAGGTCCGCGAGGTCATCCAGCAGACGCTGTACCGCCTGCTCATGCAGCGCCGTTCGGTGTTCTTCTAGACCTCGCGCAGCCGGTCCTCGACGTCCGGTACGGGCGTGAACCGGAACGCCTTGCCGACCTTGCGCTGGAGCAGCAGACCCAGTTCGACGAGGTCGAGAAGGTCGCTGCGCGCGGTCTCGTAGGCGACGTTGTGGCTGCGGCGGTGCGACTCCACGGTGTACGACGCGTCGGCGTTGCGCAGCGCGTGGCTCACGAGGTCGAGCTGGCGGTGGTTCAGCCGGCCGGCCGACTTCACGATGCTCTCGGCGGCGCGGACCTCCTTCGTCTTCCGCTCGACGTACGCCATCAGGTCGTCGATCGCCCGCAGCACGACCTGGAGGTGGTACATCAGGAAGTACGTCAGGTCGTTGTCGTCCGTCTCCACCAGCAGGAACGACCTGGCGTATTTGGCCGGTGCCTCGCGGAGGATGCGCGAGATCGAGATGAACTCCGTGAGCCAATAGCCCGAGCGGAGCATCGACCAGTAGAAGAGGATGCGGGCCGTGCGGCCGTTGCCGTCGGCGAACGGGTGGTCGTACCCGAGCCAGAAGTGCAGCAGCACCGCTCGTACGACGGGGTGGACGAAGCCCTCGCCGCCGCCGTTGGCGAAGTCGCACATCGCCCGCATCCGCTCGGGGAGCTCCTCGGCGGGGGGTGGCGTGTGGAGCACCTGGTCGTGGTCGCCCCACACCCGAACGCGCGTGTCTCCCGGTTGCTGCATCTGTCCCGCATCCGCGGGGTCGTCCAGCGTCTCCTCCGTGACGATCCGCTGGATCGCCATGACGAGGTCCGGTGTCAGGGGTTCGGCGGCGTACTCCCTGACGAACTGCATTGCCCGGAAGTTGTTGGCGATCATCTGCTCGCCGCGGTCCTTCGGCGCGCGACCGGTGCGGAGCATGTCCTTGGCCACGCGCCGGGACGTGGAGGCGCCCTCCAGCTGGCTGGAGGTGATGGCCTCCTCGATCAGCGAGGACATGACGTACTTGTCGCGCGTGGCCGGGTTGACCACGGTGTCGCTGGTCGCGATGCGGCCCGCCGCCTGCTGGTCGACGCGCAGCAGCATCTCGAGCACCGCGTCGGGGAGAGTGAAGGAGAACGCCGTCGCCCCCGTCACAGGCCGCAACGGGACTCGCTTCTGGCCCGGCATGCGCTGGATCTTGAGAGTCACCCACCACTCGTCCCTGGTGTATCCCGGGGGCGGGGTGCGGTGGAAGACGTCGTCCCAGTGCAGGTACTTCGGGTCGGGGATCGGACTTCTGGCAGCCTTCATGAACCGCTCGGTGGTGACGATGTCCGCCCATCGAGGTGGCGCCAGCGGTACCTTCACGCTTCTACTACCGTTCTACTACTTGCTACTGAACTAGTAGGAAGACGGTATCTTGCTACTGATCTGGTAGCAACTAGTAGAACGCTAGTAGTTAGTCCGCGACGGTCAGGACGTCGGCGCCGGTGTCGGTCACGACGAGGGTGTGCTCGAACTGCGCCGTACGGCGGCCGTCCACCGTGACCGCGGTCCAGCCGTCGTCCCACATCCGGTGCTCCCACGCGCCCATCGTGATCATGGGCTCGATGGTGAACGTCATCCCCGGCAGCAGCACGGTCGTCGCGCTCGGGTCGTAGTAGTGCGGGATCTGCGGGTCGGCGTGGAACGTCGTCCCGATCCCGTGCCCCACGAACGCCCGCACCACGCCGTAGCCGTTGGCCTCGGCGTGCGTCTGGATGGCGCGCCCGATGTCGCGGACCATCCCGCCTGGGCGAACCGCCGCGATGCCGAGGTCGAGGCACTCGCGGGTCACCTCGACGAGCCGGCGCGACTCCTCGTCCACGTCCCCGCAGAGGAACGTCGCGTTGGTGTCGCCGTGCACCCCGTCGAGGAAGATCGTGACGTCGCAGTTGACGATGTCGCCGTCGCGCAGCACGGTCGAGTCGGGGATGCCGTGGCAGATGACCTCGTTGACGCTGGTGCACAGCGACTTCGGGTAGCCCTGGTAGTTGAGCGGGCTGGGGTAGCCGCCGCGACGTACGCACTCCTCGTGCGCGATCGCGTCGAGCTCGTCGGTCGTCACACCGGGCCGTACGGCAGCACCGACGATCGCGAGGACCTCCGCCGCGGCACGTCCAGCGCGGCGCATGCGCTCGATCTCGTCGGGCGTCTTCGGCTTGGCGGAGACGCGGGTACGGCTCGGCCGCCCGCTCTCGGCGTACTCGGGCCGGCCGATGTGTGCCGGCACCTCGCGGCGCGGCGACAGCCTGCCGGGACGCACGCGTACGGCGGCGGCAGCGGCGGCGGCCTTCGCGGCGGCAGTGGCCGGGTCGAGGTCGGCGAGGCGGTGGCAGCGCTTGTACTTGCGGCCGCTGCCACACCAGCAGACGTCGTTGGCGCTGAGGGTCTGTGTGGTCATCAGGGCAACAGCGTAACTACGCGCGGCCCTGCAGGGCACGTCTACGCCGATACGCGAGCCCGGCCATCACGCCCCCGGCCACGGCGCCGAGGCCCGCGGCGGTCGGCACGCCGATGAGGATCGCCTTGCGCCCGGTACGGAAGTCACGGACCTCCCAGCCCCGCTCGCGCGCGACGTCGCGCAGCTCGCCGTCGGGGTTGACGGCCACGGCATGGCCTACGACGGAGAGCATCGGGATGTCGTTGGCGGAGTCGCTGTACGCCGTGCACCGCGCGAGGTCGAGACCCTCGCGCTCGGCGAGCGCGCGCACCGCCTCGGCCTTCGCGGGCCCGTGCAGCGGCTCGCCGACGAGCCGGCCCGTGTACCGCCCGTCGCGCACCTCGCTGACGGTCCCCAGCGCGCCGGTGAGCCCGAGCCGCCGCGAGATGATCGTGGCGAGCTCGACGGGCGTGGCGGTGACGAGCCAGACGCGCTGTCCCTCGTCGAGGTGGAGCTGCGCGAGCGCGCGGGTGCCGGAGTAGATCCGCCCCGCCATGAGCTCGTCGTAGATCTCCTCGCCGTACGCCACGATCTCGCCGACCTCACGGCCCGCCACGAAACCGAGCGCCGCCTCGCGCGCCTCGAGCATCGCGCCGTGCTGCTCGGTCCCGCTGAGCCGGAACCACAGCTGGTGCCACGCGAACCCCAGCAGGTCGCGGGTGGTGATGAGCTTGCGGCCGACGAGGCCCTTGGCGAAGTGGTAGATCGAAGCGCCGACCATCATCGTGTTGTCGCAGTCGAAGAACGCCGCCGCGGTCGGGTCGGGCGGCACGGTGAGCGCCGTCTCGACCTCGGCGGCCGCCGCGGAGGCGGCACCGGTGAGGACGTGCGTGACCTCCTCGTCCTCCGGCTTCCGCTTGCGGCTCCACATGATCGGCAACGCTATCGGGTGGTCCGGGCAAAGCCGAAGGCCCCCCGCTTGCGCGGGGGGCCTTCGGTCGGAGGAGCGGGTGTGACGGGTGCCTTACGCCTCGACGGTGCGGCGGCGGCGGGCGACGAGCGCGACACCGGCGAGGCCCGTGCCGAGGACCGCGAAGAGCGGGAGCTCCACACCGGTGCGGGCGAGCGGGGTCTTCTCCGGGGTCTTGACGGTCGGCGGGGTCACCTTGGTCGGCGGGTTGCCCTTGGGCGAGACCGCCGCGTTGA comes from the Frankiaceae bacterium genome and includes:
- a CDS encoding Fic family protein; the encoded protein is MKVPLAPPRWADIVTTERFMKAARSPIPDPKYLHWDDVFHRTPPPGYTRDEWWVTLKIQRMPGQKRVPLRPVTGATAFSFTLPDAVLEMLLRVDQQAAGRIATSDTVVNPATRDKYVMSSLIEEAITSSQLEGASTSRRVAKDMLRTGRAPKDRGEQMIANNFRAMQFVREYAAEPLTPDLVMAIQRIVTEETLDDPADAGQMQQPGDTRVRVWGDHDQVLHTPPPAEELPERMRAMCDFANGGGEGFVHPVVRAVLLHFWLGYDHPFADGNGRTARILFYWSMLRSGYWLTEFISISRILREAPAKYARSFLLVETDDNDLTYFLMYHLQVVLRAIDDLMAYVERKTKEVRAAESIVKSAGRLNHRQLDLVSHALRNADASYTVESHRRSHNVAYETARSDLLDLVELGLLLQRKVGKAFRFTPVPDVEDRLREV
- a CDS encoding HAD-IB family hydrolase; amino-acid sequence: MWSRKRKPEDEEVTHVLTGAASAAAAEVETALTVPPDPTAAAFFDCDNTMMVGASIYHFAKGLVGRKLITTRDLLGFAWHQLWFRLSGTEQHGAMLEAREAALGFVAGREVGEIVAYGEEIYDELMAGRIYSGTRALAQLHLDEGQRVWLVTATPVELATIISRRLGLTGALGTVSEVRDGRYTGRLVGEPLHGPAKAEAVRALAEREGLDLARCTAYSDSANDIPMLSVVGHAVAVNPDGELRDVARERGWEVRDFRTGRKAILIGVPTAAGLGAVAGGVMAGLAYRRRRALQGRA
- the map gene encoding type I methionyl aminopeptidase, which produces MTTQTLSANDVCWCGSGRKYKRCHRLADLDPATAAAKAAAAAAAVRVRPGRLSPRREVPAHIGRPEYAESGRPSRTRVSAKPKTPDEIERMRRAGRAAAEVLAIVGAAVRPGVTTDELDAIAHEECVRRGGYPSPLNYQGYPKSLCTSVNEVICHGIPDSTVLRDGDIVNCDVTIFLDGVHGDTNATFLCGDVDEESRRLVEVTRECLDLGIAAVRPGGMVRDIGRAIQTHAEANGYGVVRAFVGHGIGTTFHADPQIPHYYDPSATTVLLPGMTFTIEPMITMGAWEHRMWDDGWTAVTVDGRRTAQFEHTLVVTDTGADVLTVAD